One window of the Mycobacterium sp. SVM_VP21 genome contains the following:
- a CDS encoding phosphoesterase, translating to MGMTGAASAFIALGLGQLAAAPDAHADDFDMLIDQVLNAMTSFLEMGSVSTVLGSQTDTELVSWLGSLDPVGAATADVQAMSQNLLVNPSFETADPSGSGYSGVTIPGWTETGTPTVIAYGTPMGYPSPVSTPIPAWSSFPQTAPAGAGDNFAGGGPVGTSSISQTVDLTGAAGTPYALSADLGGQGWDSSSASVQVTFYDANGAVVGTGSLAPVSVWDRLGFTGFEDRSITGTVPEGAVSAQVTTTFTDRDWVLGNYNGAYADNESFTVGDPSLTAAPLVAPASDVGQLDHVFVIYMENKGAADIVGSPNAPYMNSLINTYGYDDNYYALGHPSDPNYFRILGGSDFGIDYNSALNSIDAPNLMQEMDRAGISWAGYAQSMPSAGDLVSSGDYSADELPFAQFGYVYGNTPDYLQEHLLPLTQLSTDLNDPSTFPGFTWIAANEDNNGEGPVDSLSGVLQFIATQLGDHQYNVAAADQFVQQEVSTIEGSKTWTDPNEKDAIIIVTDEDNNNLSLGFGNQGNNVPMIVIPSAGAVTYGGMQSGNFTTDAYYNEYSLMATIEDALGLAPLTDNDTYAQAMNAFWK from the coding sequence ATGGGGATGACGGGCGCGGCCAGCGCGTTTATAGCGCTGGGGTTGGGGCAGCTGGCGGCTGCGCCCGACGCCCATGCCGACGACTTCGACATGCTGATCGACCAGGTCCTCAATGCGATGACGAGTTTCCTGGAGATGGGCTCGGTGAGCACGGTGTTGGGGTCGCAGACGGACACCGAGCTCGTCAGCTGGCTGGGCAGCCTTGATCCGGTCGGCGCCGCCACCGCCGACGTGCAGGCGATGAGCCAGAACCTGTTGGTGAACCCCAGTTTTGAGACGGCCGATCCGTCCGGGTCGGGCTACAGCGGGGTGACCATCCCGGGCTGGACCGAGACCGGCACCCCTACCGTGATCGCCTACGGCACCCCGATGGGTTATCCGTCGCCGGTGTCGACTCCCATCCCCGCGTGGTCAAGCTTTCCGCAGACCGCACCGGCGGGCGCCGGTGACAACTTCGCCGGCGGCGGACCGGTGGGCACGTCGAGCATCAGCCAGACCGTCGACCTCACCGGCGCGGCGGGAACGCCGTATGCGCTGAGCGCGGATCTCGGCGGCCAGGGCTGGGACTCGTCCTCGGCCTCGGTGCAGGTCACCTTCTACGACGCCAACGGCGCCGTGGTGGGCACCGGCTCGCTCGCGCCGGTCTCGGTATGGGATCGCCTGGGCTTCACCGGGTTTGAGGACCGCTCCATCACCGGGACCGTTCCCGAGGGCGCCGTCTCCGCGCAGGTGACCACGACTTTCACCGACCGGGACTGGGTCCTGGGCAACTACAACGGCGCCTACGCCGACAATGAATCGTTCACCGTCGGCGATCCCAGCCTTACCGCGGCCCCGCTGGTCGCGCCGGCGTCCGATGTCGGCCAGCTGGACCACGTATTCGTCATCTACATGGAGAACAAGGGTGCCGCCGACATCGTCGGCAGCCCCAACGCGCCGTACATGAACAGCCTGATCAACACCTACGGCTATGACGACAACTACTACGCACTGGGCCACCCCAGTGACCCCAACTACTTCCGGATCCTGGGCGGATCGGACTTCGGCATCGACTACAACTCCGCTCTGAACTCCATCGACGCACCGAACCTCATGCAGGAAATGGATCGGGCGGGAATCTCGTGGGCCGGCTACGCGCAGAGCATGCCCAGCGCCGGTGACCTGGTGTCGTCCGGTGACTACTCCGCCGACGAACTGCCGTTCGCCCAATTCGGTTACGTCTACGGCAACACTCCTGATTACCTGCAGGAGCATCTGCTGCCGCTGACGCAGTTGTCCACCGACCTCAATGACCCGAGCACGTTCCCCGGATTCACCTGGATCGCCGCCAACGAGGACAACAACGGGGAAGGCCCGGTCGACTCGCTTAGTGGTGTTCTCCAGTTCATCGCCACCCAGCTCGGAGACCATCAGTACAACGTCGCGGCCGCCGACCAGTTCGTCCAGCAGGAGGTCTCCACCATCGAGGGCTCGAAGACGTGGACTGACCCGAACGAGAAGGACGCGATCATCATCGTCACCGACGAGGACAACAACAACCTCTCACTGGGCTTCGGTAACCAAGGCAATAACGTTCCGATGATCGTCATCCCGAGCGCGGGTGCCGTGACGTACGGGGGGATGCAATCCGGCAATTTCACCACCGACGCCTACTACAACGAGTACAGCCTGATGGCCACCATCGAAGACGCCCTGGGTCTGGCCCCGCTCACGGACAACGACACGTACGCCCAGGCCATGAACGCCTTCTGGAAGTAG
- a CDS encoding transposase translates to MADRVFTCPNGHRLDRDLNAAINLARWDRSQPEKGGAEQPPQWFDML, encoded by the coding sequence CTGGCTGATCGGGTGTTTACCTGCCCGAACGGTCACCGTCTCGATCGTGACCTAAATGCGGCAATCAACCTGGCCCGCTGGGATCGCTCCCAGCCCGAGAAGGGCGGTGCCGAACAACCACCACAGTGGTTCGACATGCTTTAG
- a CDS encoding wax ester/triacylglycerol synthase family O-acyltransferase codes for MGDLVDADGLPTELGALDYLLHRGEANPRTRSGIMGLELLDTTPDWDRFRSLFENVSRKVLRLRQKVVVPTLPTAAPRWVVDPDFNLDFHVRRVRVPEPGGLREVLDLAEVALQSPMDIQRPLWSATLVEGLAEGRAATLMHLSHAVTDGVGGAAMFGRIYDLERDPPARSMPPQPVPQDLSSNDLMRDGINHLPIAMLGGTRDVLLGALSMATRTVRDPLSAVTGAITYARSGARVMSQAAEPSPLLRRRSLASRTQAIDVRLSDLHRAAKAGGGSINDAYLAAVSGALGRYHRALGVPIATLPMAIPVNLRADADPAGGNRFTGVNLAAPVGVADPVERIKRIRSQMTQRRDEPAMDVLGSIAPLLSVFPSPVLEKMTESVVSADVQASNVAFYPGETYIAGAKVLRHYGIGPLPGVAMMVVLISRGGECTITVRYDRAAVRDERLFATCLVEGFDEILALAGDPAPRCVPASFTAGGES; via the coding sequence GTGGGTGACCTTGTGGACGCCGACGGATTGCCCACCGAACTCGGTGCTCTCGACTACCTGTTGCACCGCGGGGAGGCCAATCCGCGTACTCGCTCGGGGATCATGGGTCTCGAGCTGCTCGATACCACCCCCGACTGGGACCGGTTCCGGAGCCTGTTCGAGAACGTCTCGCGGAAGGTGCTGCGGCTGCGCCAGAAGGTCGTGGTGCCCACGCTGCCGACGGCGGCGCCGCGGTGGGTGGTAGACCCCGACTTCAACCTTGACTTTCATGTCCGGCGAGTCCGGGTGCCCGAGCCCGGGGGCCTGCGCGAAGTGCTTGACCTGGCCGAGGTGGCCCTGCAATCACCGATGGACATCCAGCGTCCGCTGTGGTCGGCGACCCTGGTGGAGGGGCTAGCCGAGGGCCGCGCCGCCACCTTGATGCATCTGAGTCACGCGGTCACCGACGGAGTCGGCGGTGCCGCCATGTTCGGCCGGATCTATGACCTGGAGCGCGATCCGCCGGCGCGGTCGATGCCGCCCCAGCCAGTACCGCAGGACTTGTCGTCCAACGACCTGATGCGCGACGGCATCAACCACCTACCGATCGCGATGCTCGGCGGCACCCGCGATGTGCTGTTGGGGGCGCTGTCGATGGCGACCCGCACCGTGCGTGACCCGTTGTCGGCGGTGACCGGCGCCATCACCTACGCCCGGTCGGGCGCGCGGGTGATGAGTCAGGCCGCCGAACCCTCGCCACTGCTGCGCCGGCGCAGCCTGGCCAGTCGGACCCAGGCGATCGACGTGCGGCTGTCGGATCTGCATCGGGCCGCCAAGGCCGGCGGGGGATCCATCAACGACGCCTACCTGGCTGCCGTGTCCGGTGCGCTGGGGCGCTATCACCGGGCGCTGGGGGTGCCGATCGCGACCTTGCCGATGGCGATCCCGGTGAACCTGCGTGCCGATGCCGATCCCGCCGGCGGCAACCGGTTTACCGGGGTGAACCTGGCGGCCCCGGTCGGAGTTGCCGACCCGGTGGAGCGGATCAAGCGGATTCGGTCTCAGATGACCCAGCGCCGTGACGAGCCGGCGATGGACGTCCTCGGCTCGATCGCGCCGCTGCTGAGCGTCTTTCCGTCCCCGGTGTTGGAGAAGATGACCGAGTCGGTGGTTAGCGCAGACGTGCAGGCCAGCAACGTGGCGTTCTATCCCGGCGAAACCTACATTGCGGGCGCGAAGGTGCTGCGGCACTACGGAATCGGCCCGCTGCCGGGTGTCGCGATGATGGTGGTGCTGATCTCCCGGGGCGGCGAGTGCACCATCACGGTCCGCTACGACCGCGCAGCCGTCCGCGACGAGAGGCTGTTCGCCACCTGCCTGGTGGAGGGCTTCGACGAAATTCTGGCGCTCGCCGGAGATCCCGCACCGCGCTGCGTGCCGGCCTCCTTCACCGCTGGTGGCGAGTCATGA